From the Kribbella sp. CA-293567 genome, the window AGCTCGCAGGTGCGCAGGGTGCGGGATCCGTGACGGGTGCCGAGCTGGCTCAGCAGCGGCAGAAACTTGGGGCTCATGGCCGTGAGGCTAGGGAGCCGAAGCGGGGCTCGGGTGAAGGTCAGATGAACGCTGAACGGCTTAGGTTGCCCTCAGTCACCAAGAGCGTCTGAACGACTACGCGGGCGCGGTGACGGGATCGAGCCGCGAGGGCCGGCGACGGCGGGTCAGACCGTCCCAGCTGAAGATCACCAGCGCCAGCCAGACCAGCCCGAAACCGGCCCAGCGCATCGGCGTCATCTGCTCGCGGAAGACCACGACGCCGACGACGAACTGCATGATCGGCGCGATGTAGTTCAGCAGCCCGAGGGTGGTCATCGAGACCCGCGTCGCCGCGGCACCGAACAGCAGCAGCGGTACGGCGGTGATCGGTCCGGTCAGCAGTACGAGGATCAGGTAGCCGGCGCCCTGGTGTGTGACGGTCGCGTCACCCTGGACGGCGAGCACCAGGATCGCGATCAGCGCCAGCGGCGCGACGGTCGCGGACTCGACCGCCATTCCCTCGATCGCGCCGGCGCCGGCCTTCTTCTTCGCCAGGCCGTAGAAGCCGAACGAGAAGGTCAGGATGATCGCCACCCACGGCGGCCGGCCGTTCTCGACGGTCAGCCCGGCGACGGCCAGGAACGCGACCCCGACCGCGATCCACTGGGCCACCCGGAGCCGTTCCTTGAGGATGATCACGCCGAGCAGCACGGTGAACAGCGGCGTGATGAAGTAGCCGAGCGAGGTCTCGACGATCCGGTCGTGGTTGACGGCCCAGATGTAGGTGCCCCAGTTGACCGAGATCAGCACCGCGCCCGCGACCAGCGGCCACCGCCGGCGCGGCTCGGCCAGCAGTGCGCGCACCTGACCGAAGCGGCGGCGGAGCAGGACCAGCGCCACGATCGTGACCAGTGACCAGAGGATCCGGTGGGCCAGCAGTTCGACCGCGCCGGAGGAGTCGATCAGCTTCCAGTAGAGCGGGAACAGCCCCCAGATCAGGTACGCCGCGAAGCCGAAACCGAATCCTCTGCGTTGCTCTGGCACGCTGGCGAGTCTAGATCCTGCGTCAGTGGTGTCAATGCGGTTAGCTCATGACGTGAGACGGGCTTTGCGGATGAGGTTGGATAGGGGCAGGACGAAGGAGGTACGGCGTGGGTGTGAGGACCGGTCTGGTCTCGGTGACGTTCCGGCAGTTGGCGGTCGACGAGGTCGTCGAGGTGGCCAGGAAGGCAGGGCTCTCGGCCATCGAGTGGGGTGGTGACATCCATGTCCCGCTCGGCGACCTGGCGGCGGCCCGCAAGGCCCGCGAGCTGTGCGAGGCGAGCGGGATCGCCGTCGCGGCGTACGGGTCCTACCTGCGGGCAGGCAGCGTCGACCGCGAAGAGATCCGTACCGCGGTCAACACCGCCGCCGAGCTGGGCGCGCCCCGCATCAGGGTGTGGGCCGGCACGGTCGGTACCGCGGAAGCCGGGGTGGGGGACCGGATGGCGGTGACCCGCGGGCTCGCCGAGCTGGCCGATGTCGCGGCCGGCTCCGGGATCGAGATCGCGATGGAGTTCCACCGCGGAACGCTGACCGACGAGGTCGACTCGACCATCACGCTGCTGCTCGACGTGGGCGCGCCGAACCTGACGACGTACTGGCAACCGCCGGTCGACCTGGACGACGCCGAGTGCCTGGCGCAGCTCGAGTCCCTGCTGCCGTGGCTGTCCACCGTTCACGTCTTCTCCTGGTGGCCCTCCAACAACCGGCTCCCGCTGGCCGCCCGGGAGTCGCTGTGGCGCCCGGTCCTCGACCGGCTGGCCGCCGAGCCGCGCGAGATCAACGCGCTGCTGGAGTTCGTGGCCGACGACTCGGTGGACCAGTTCTCCACCGATGCCGCGCAGCTGCACAGCTGGGTCTGACCGGCTGCGGTAAGGTGCGTCGCTCACCAAACACTCGGGAACTGCAGGAGAGATGGCTCGCTACGCACTACTTGTTCTGCCGTCGACCAATCGGGTGTACGCCGAGTCGTCGATCGCGCTGACGATGGCCGAGCTGGCTCTCTTCGGGCAGCGGGCGCTCGACGCGGACGTCACCGAGATCGGTGAGACCCGCATCGGTGGCGTCCCGTACGTGACGTTCGAAGCCGAGGAGCTCTCGGCGGCCGACGCCGCCAAGCTGGCCAACCTGGCCTCCATCTACGCGCTGTTCCGGCTGGACGGGAAGCTGCTCGAGCCGGTCGAGCTGCGGTCGCTGGACAAGCTCGACAGCGATCTGATCAGCATCCAGAAGTACCAGGGCAAGACCAACGAGCTGTTCACCAAACTGCTGCTGAACGTGACGCTGCTGTCGTCCGCGTTCGGCCCGCAACTGCTGGAGCGCCGGTTCAGCGTGATCGATCCGCTCTGCGGGCGCGGTACGACCATGAACCAGGCGCTGATGTACGGGTTCGACGCCGCCGGGGTGGACGTGGACCGCAAGGACTTCGACGCCTATGCGACGTTCCTGCAGACCTGGCTCAAACGCAAGCGCCTCAAGCACGACGCCGAGGTGGTCCGGGTACGCCGCGAGCACCAACTGGTGGCGCACAGGTTCCAGGCGTCGTTCGGGCTGACCAAGGAAGCCTGGAAGGACGGCGACAAGTTCAACCTGTCGTACGTCAACGCCGACACCACCAAGGCGCTGGAGTTCCACAAGCGCGGCAGCTTCGACCTGGTCGTGACGGACGCGCCGTACGGCGTACAGCACGGCAGCCGGACCGCCGAGAGCGGCCTGCACCGCAGCCCGATCGACCTGCTCAAGGCGGCGGCGCCGGTCTGGGCCGGCCTGCTCCGGTCCGGCGGCGCGCTCGGGATCGCCTGGAACACCAACGTCGCCCGTCGCTCCGCTGCCATCGAAATCCTTGCCCAGGCAGGGCTCGAGCCTCTCGACGAACCGCCCTACCAGGACTTCGTCCACCGGGTCGACCAGGCGATCGTGCGCGACATCCTGGTCGCCCGCAAACCTTGAGCTGCCGGCAGCGGGGTTGCCGGTCGTGGCTCAGTCGGGCAGATAGAGGGCCAGGAGCAGCTCATCTGAGGTGTTCTTGTCGGCGCCGGTCACGGTCACCGAGGCGGTCTTGGGCGACGGGCTGGCGGCCTCGCCGATGGTGCCGATGCCGCCGCCGGAGGTCGACGAGTTCTCACGCAGGCCGGTCATGCTGACCTTGGCCTTCGCGTTGCCCACCCCGGTAAGGCCGAACGACACCACGTACGGCGTGTTGACCGGCATCTCTGCCGTGATCTTGCGAACGGTGGCGACCGGGACATGGCGAACCTCGTGCAGGCGGTAGTTGCGGCCGCTGTACTCGCGGATCTCGTCGAGCATGGTCTCGCCGATGACCCGCTGGCTGCCTTTCGCGTAGATGCCGAGGCCGATCCGGTCCTTCGTTGCCTTGACCCGGCGGCGATTCTTGTCCACCAAGTGCACCTCCACCTGCACCTGGTCGCCGGTCTGGAACCCTAGTGACAGGCTGGTCAAGGACCCGCCGACGGCATCGGTCGATTCGCCGGAGCAACCGCCGGTGCTGTACGGCTTGCCTTTGATGCTGATCTCGAGCTGGTACACGGGATCGGTCCCCAGGGTGGTCGCCGTACAGAAGTCGCTGACCACGAGCGGGCCGCCCGGGTTCTCGAAGGTGAACGCGAATCCGGTCTGGCCACGGTCGGCGATCTTCGCCGCGACCAGAGTGTCGCCGCCGACCTTGGCGCGGTAGCGGAAACCGTCCTTGACGTAGTCGGCCTCGGAGGTGGGCGGTGCCTGCGTGGGTGGGCCGTCGGCCGGCCGCGACGCGGTCCGGTAGATGCCCAGGGCAACTTGAGTCTCCTGGTCGGGGACCGGGCGGCCGTTCGCGTCCGTGAGCCGGGCGACGACTCGGGCAGCCTTGCCGTCCGGGGCGGCGATCCACAGCGTGTTGTCCGCGAGGATGTTGATCCCGAGTCCGGGCGAGTCCGGTTCCTGCTCCGGCGCCGGCTCGGTGTGGCAGTCGGTCCTGCCGACGACATGGTCGTTGACCGAGATCGTGACGTGATGGCCGGTTTGGTTGCAGTAGGCCACGAAGCGGGTGTCCCGTACCGTCGGAGTCCAGCTGAAGTCGAGGGTGTTCTGGCCGCGGTCCCCGATCCAGCCCTTCTCCAGCCGGTCCTGGCCCTCCATGCCGCGCAGGACCAGGCCGTCCTTGGCGTAGTCGCGCGGTACGTCGTCCTTGGCCGGCTGGGGCGTCGAGGTGGTGAGGTTCGGCAGGATGCCGAAGGCGAAGGCGGCCACGATGGCCACGCCGCCGGCCGCGCCGGCTGCTCCCGCCTTGCGGCGGCGCTTGGTCCGGGCGATCTTGCGGCGTACGCCGTCCAGCAGGTCGGGCGTCTCGTCGGTGCTGTCGGCGCGGGCGGTCAGTTCGTCGCGCAGGTCGGTGAGCTTCATCGTGTGGCCTCCCGGTCAGCGACGGTGTCGATGGTCAGCAGGGCCGGGTCGAGACGCAGCTTGGCGAACGCCTTGCTGGCCTGGCTCTTCACGGTGCCGGTGCTGCACCCGAGGACGCGAGCGGTCTCTGCCT encodes:
- the rarD gene encoding EamA family transporter RarD — encoded protein: MPEQRRGFGFGFAAYLIWGLFPLYWKLIDSSGAVELLAHRILWSLVTIVALVLLRRRFGQVRALLAEPRRRWPLVAGAVLISVNWGTYIWAVNHDRIVETSLGYFITPLFTVLLGVIILKERLRVAQWIAVGVAFLAVAGLTVENGRPPWVAIILTFSFGFYGLAKKKAGAGAIEGMAVESATVAPLALIAILVLAVQGDATVTHQGAGYLILVLLTGPITAVPLLLFGAAATRVSMTTLGLLNYIAPIMQFVVGVVVFREQMTPMRWAGFGLVWLALVIFSWDGLTRRRRPSRLDPVTAPA
- a CDS encoding TRM11 family SAM-dependent methyltransferase, with the protein product MARYALLVLPSTNRVYAESSIALTMAELALFGQRALDADVTEIGETRIGGVPYVTFEAEELSAADAAKLANLASIYALFRLDGKLLEPVELRSLDKLDSDLISIQKYQGKTNELFTKLLLNVTLLSSAFGPQLLERRFSVIDPLCGRGTTMNQALMYGFDAAGVDVDRKDFDAYATFLQTWLKRKRLKHDAEVVRVRREHQLVAHRFQASFGLTKEAWKDGDKFNLSYVNADTTKALEFHKRGSFDLVVTDAPYGVQHGSRTAESGLHRSPIDLLKAAAPVWAGLLRSGGALGIAWNTNVARRSAAIEILAQAGLEPLDEPPYQDFVHRVDQAIVRDILVARKP
- a CDS encoding sugar phosphate isomerase/epimerase family protein; amino-acid sequence: MGVRTGLVSVTFRQLAVDEVVEVARKAGLSAIEWGGDIHVPLGDLAAARKARELCEASGIAVAAYGSYLRAGSVDREEIRTAVNTAAELGAPRIRVWAGTVGTAEAGVGDRMAVTRGLAELADVAAGSGIEIAMEFHRGTLTDEVDSTITLLLDVGAPNLTTYWQPPVDLDDAECLAQLESLLPWLSTVHVFSWWPSNNRLPLAARESLWRPVLDRLAAEPREINALLEFVADDSVDQFSTDAAQLHSWV